From Mesorhizobium sp. Pch-S:
TCTCTCGGAGAGCGTGGAACCCACCCTCCCATGGGCGAGCCACATTTCAGCGGCATGACGAAAAGATGAAGCTTCAATGACAATCCGGATCGATGGCAGGTTGCCATCAGTCGGCGTTTTCCAGAGGATCCGTAAAAACGTTGCGATCAGGTCCGTTAACGGCTATATACGGCGCGATTTCCCTTACTGGTGGCCTCAAACCACCGCCCGCGCGGGAACGCGGGCGAACGAGAAGGATATTCTAAAATGGCCAACACGCTTCTGATGCCCAAGGCGACCGCTGTCTGGCTGGTCGACAATACCGCGCTTTCCTTCGACCAGATCGCGCAGTTCTGCTCGTTGCATCCGCTCGAGGTGAAGGCGATCGCCGATGGCGAATCCGCGCAGGGCATCAAGGGCATGGATCCGATCATGACCGGCCAGCTTTCGCGTGAAGAGATCGCGCGCGGCGAGAAGGACTCCATGCACCGCCTGAAGCTGTCGGACCCGAAGGTCCGCGTGCCGGAATCCAAGCGCAAGGGCCCGCGCTATACGCCGCTGTCCAAGCGTCAGGATCGTCCGAACGCCATTCTCTGGCTGGTGCGCAACCATCCGGAATTGAAGGATGCGCAGATTTCTCGTCTCGTCGGCACGACCAAGTCGACCATCGAGCAGATCCGCGAACGCAAGCACTGGAATTCGGCCAATCTGGCGCCGATGGATCCGGTGACTCTCGGTCTGTGCTCGCAGATCGATCTCGACCTTGAAGTGCAGCGCGCCTCGCGCGGCCGCGAGCAGGTTCAGCCGGTCGGCGACACGTTGCTGCCGGCAGCGCTCACCGAGCGCCTGGTGCCCGAGATGGACAAGCCGAAGGCAGAGGACGAGGAACTCGACGCCAATGCCGTCTTCGCCAAGCTCTCGGCGCTGAAGGGCAAGACCGAAGACGAAGAAGAAGAGGAATAGCAGGCGCTTCCCTGGCAGCGTGCTGTCAGGGACTGTTTCTCGCGGCGTAGCCGTCCATGAACGCCGACACCGCGGCGGCTACACTCTGTTCGATCTCGGATTCGCTCGGCGCCGGCTGGATGTTCCAGATCGTGCGCCTGAGAACCCATCCGGCGCACATTTCGAGAAACTGCTCGATTGCGATCGCCGGGTCGGCGCGACGCAGCACGCCGGCGTCCATTGCGTTGGCGAAAATACCGGCGGCCATGCGATATCCCGGCGCGATGGCGTCGTCGAAGGCCTTGCCAATGTCCGGAAAACGCAGCGCCTCGGCAGCCGCGAGCCGCTGCAGGGATATGTAGTCCGGTGACGTGATCCGCTTTACCGTTGCGACCCCGAACCATGCCAGCCAGGCGCGGAATTCCGAGGGCTCGACACTGGTGTCGTAGACACTTCCTCCCGCCTCGACGACGCTGTCCACGACGGCCAGCAGCAACTGCTCCTTCGATTGGAAGTGATTGTACAGCGTCGTCTTGGAGCCTCCGACGGCCGCGGCAATCTGGGACATCGACGTGCCGGCATAGCCAGCCTGAAAAAACAGTTGCCGGGCGATCGCCACGATTTCCGCCCGCTTGCGAGCCACGCTCGAGGAAAGAACGCTTTCCTTTGTCATCGAATGCTCCGCGCATAAACTCTTGACTGGACCGTACCGTACGGTTTAAAACCGTACGGTACGGTCCATTTTATAGCGCTGGATTCCGGGATTGTCGAGGCCAGAGACAGCTGGCTGTCGGCTTCGCTTTGCTGCGTCCGCGCCAGGATCGTAATTGGCCCTGCAAGGAGAAGATCAATGCGAATTGAACCCTACCTCTACTTCAACGGCCGTTGCGAAGAAGCGGTCGAATTCTATCGTCGGTCGGTTGGCGCTACACTGAATGTCCTGACGCGTTTCAAGGATGTTCCCGGTTCACCAGCACCGGTTGGTGCCGAGAACAAGGTCCTGCACGCCGACTTCAAGATCGGCGATACCACCATTCTTGCTTCGGACGGTGAGTGCGACGGGAAACCCAATTTTCAGGGCTTTTCACTCGCCATCACGGCGGGGAAGGATGCTGAAGCGGATCGACTGTTCGAAGCGTTTTGCGATGGTGGCCGGATCCAGGTGCCGCTGACCGCGACACCATTTGCGTCGCGCTTCGGCATGGTGGCCGATCGCTTCGGTGTGTTGTGGACGATCGTTGCCTACGAACAAACCACCAACGTCTGACGCTGGCTCGTTCAAGAACCACGCGGTTTGCCTGCAGACGACACAGCGGGCCAAAAGTCACTTCGGTTTCTGGTCCGCTGTCCTGGATGCAGGACAGTCAAGGAGAGCTATGCTCCTCTCG
This genomic window contains:
- a CDS encoding DUF1013 domain-containing protein, which produces MANTLLMPKATAVWLVDNTALSFDQIAQFCSLHPLEVKAIADGESAQGIKGMDPIMTGQLSREEIARGEKDSMHRLKLSDPKVRVPESKRKGPRYTPLSKRQDRPNAILWLVRNHPELKDAQISRLVGTTKSTIEQIRERKHWNSANLAPMDPVTLGLCSQIDLDLEVQRASRGREQVQPVGDTLLPAALTERLVPEMDKPKAEDEELDANAVFAKLSALKGKTEDEEEEE
- a CDS encoding TetR/AcrR family transcriptional regulator, with product MAIARQLFFQAGYAGTSMSQIAAAVGGSKTTLYNHFQSKEQLLLAVVDSVVEAGGSVYDTSVEPSEFRAWLAWFGVATVKRITSPDYISLQRLAAAEALRFPDIGKAFDDAIAPGYRMAAGIFANAMDAGVLRRADPAIAIEQFLEMCAGWVLRRTIWNIQPAPSESEIEQSVAAAVSAFMDGYAARNSP
- a CDS encoding VOC family protein, with protein sequence MRIEPYLYFNGRCEEAVEFYRRSVGATLNVLTRFKDVPGSPAPVGAENKVLHADFKIGDTTILASDGECDGKPNFQGFSLAITAGKDAEADRLFEAFCDGGRIQVPLTATPFASRFGMVADRFGVLWTIVAYEQTTNV